From a single Micromonospora pallida genomic region:
- the ftsY gene encoding signal recognition particle-docking protein FtsY: MADYLVVALVLLGVLLLSVVGLVVPKLRRRPEARQPEAQAPTRVEERPVAPPAEAPTGVVVEPPVVEVPPVIEVPPLEVPEPTAGRLVRLRSRLSRSQNVFGKGLLGLLSRDHLDEDAWEEIEDSLITADVGIEATREIVDRLRERTRVLGTRSTTELRALLAAELVNALDPTLDRSLRTAPKEGVPAVVLVVGVNGAGKTTTCGKIARVLVADGRSVLLGAADTFRAAAADQLETWGGRVGAETVRGPEAADPASVAFDAVKRGIATGVDTVLIDTAGRLQNKIGLMDELGKVKRVVEKHGPIDETLLILDATTGQNGLEQARVFTEAVNVTGVALTKLDGTAKGGIVIAVQRKLGIPVKLVGLGEGKDDLAPFEPTQFVDALLGTEPLARDA, encoded by the coding sequence ATGGCGGATTACCTCGTAGTCGCACTGGTCCTGCTCGGTGTGCTGCTCCTGTCGGTCGTCGGGCTGGTGGTGCCGAAGCTGCGCCGACGGCCGGAAGCCCGGCAGCCGGAGGCGCAGGCACCCACCCGGGTCGAGGAGCGGCCCGTCGCCCCACCGGCCGAGGCGCCCACCGGGGTCGTGGTCGAGCCGCCGGTGGTCGAGGTCCCGCCGGTCATCGAGGTCCCGCCGCTGGAGGTGCCCGAGCCGACCGCCGGGCGACTGGTCCGGCTGCGGTCCCGGCTGTCCCGCTCACAGAACGTCTTCGGCAAGGGACTGCTCGGCCTGCTCAGCCGGGACCACCTCGACGAGGACGCCTGGGAGGAGATCGAGGACAGCCTGATCACCGCCGACGTCGGCATCGAGGCCACCCGCGAGATCGTCGACCGGCTCCGCGAGCGCACCCGGGTGCTCGGCACCCGTTCCACCACCGAACTGCGTGCTCTGCTCGCCGCCGAGCTGGTCAACGCGCTCGACCCGACGTTGGACCGCTCGCTGCGGACCGCCCCGAAGGAGGGCGTGCCGGCGGTGGTGCTGGTGGTCGGGGTCAACGGTGCCGGCAAGACCACCACCTGCGGCAAGATCGCCCGGGTGCTGGTCGCGGACGGGCGCAGCGTCCTGCTCGGCGCGGCCGACACCTTCCGGGCCGCCGCCGCCGACCAGCTCGAGACCTGGGGTGGCCGGGTCGGCGCGGAAACCGTACGCGGCCCGGAGGCGGCCGACCCGGCCAGCGTCGCCTTCGACGCGGTGAAGCGGGGCATCGCCACCGGCGTCGACACCGTCCTGATCGACACCGCCGGTCGACTTCAGAACAAGATCGGCCTGATGGACGAGCTGGGCAAGGTCAAGCGGGTGGTGGAGAAGCACGGCCCGATCGACGAGACCCTGCTCATCCTGGACGCGACCACCGGACAGAACGGCCTGGAGCAGGCCCGGGTCTTCACCGAGGCGGTCAACGTCACCGGCGTGGCGCTCACCAAGCTGGACGGCACCGCCAAGGGCGGTATCGTCATCGCTGTCCAGCGCAAACTCGGCATTCCGGTCAAGCTGGTGGGCCTGGGCGAGGGCAAGG
- a CDS encoding alkaline phosphatase D family protein yields MPSPRLLIGPLLRRVVGTRATVWVETSDPAVVRVRTADGAEGSAPTFTAYGHHYALVVVAGLTPDRASTYEVLIDDEVAWPEPRNPYPPSVIRTRAADDRDQPVRLVFGSCRETTQHATARKLPPDALDAYARRLMADPDGLDRPDLVVLLGDQVYADQTSPTVRRLLRRRRHRPAGAPTDQVVSFDEYTKLYLESWRDPEIRWLLSTVPTVMIFDDHEIIDDWNTSAAWRADMREQSWWAERIGSGLASYWVYQHLGNLSPDEIAADPLYAKVTAAEDATDVLREFGRRVDTESDVAHDTERWRSAQYQWSYALDLGRTRLVMLDNRCSRVLEPAQRAMLPPGEWAWFVDQAHGSYDHLVVGSSLPWLLPPGIHHAEAWNEKLAASGRPWVARASEKLRRALDLEHWAAFQRSFDALGALFARIGSGTPGTPADRVGAGPAYAPPASISVLGGDVHHSYVARARFGDGMATPVHQLTCSPIHNQVPAGMRPLMRLGWSAGPSAAVRALARSAGVRRPTVRWRKLDGPYFGNAVGTLLHRERQAEVTIEGTTSDGRLRTVAHRQLTTGR; encoded by the coding sequence ATGCCCAGTCCCCGCCTGCTCATCGGACCGCTGTTGCGGCGGGTCGTCGGCACGCGGGCCACCGTCTGGGTGGAGACCAGCGACCCGGCGGTGGTCCGGGTCCGGACCGCCGACGGGGCCGAGGGCAGCGCGCCCACCTTCACCGCGTACGGCCACCACTACGCCCTGGTCGTGGTGGCGGGGCTCACCCCGGACCGCGCGTCGACGTACGAGGTGCTGATCGACGACGAGGTGGCCTGGCCGGAGCCACGCAACCCGTACCCGCCGAGCGTGATCCGCACCCGGGCCGCCGACGACCGGGACCAGCCGGTCCGCCTGGTCTTCGGCTCGTGCCGGGAGACCACCCAGCACGCCACCGCGCGGAAGCTCCCGCCCGACGCGCTGGACGCGTACGCCCGGCGGCTGATGGCCGACCCGGACGGCCTGGACCGACCGGACCTGGTGGTGCTCCTCGGCGACCAGGTCTACGCCGACCAGACCTCGCCCACCGTGCGGCGGTTGCTGCGCCGACGTCGGCACCGGCCGGCGGGCGCGCCGACCGACCAGGTGGTCAGCTTCGACGAGTACACCAAGCTCTACCTGGAGTCGTGGCGGGACCCGGAGATCCGCTGGCTGCTCTCCACCGTGCCGACCGTGATGATCTTCGACGACCACGAGATCATCGACGACTGGAACACCTCCGCCGCCTGGCGGGCGGACATGCGCGAACAGTCCTGGTGGGCGGAGCGGATCGGCAGCGGCCTCGCCTCGTACTGGGTCTACCAGCACCTGGGCAACCTCTCCCCCGACGAGATCGCCGCCGACCCGCTCTACGCCAAGGTGACCGCCGCCGAGGACGCCACCGACGTGCTACGCGAGTTCGGCCGCCGGGTCGACACCGAGTCCGACGTGGCGCACGACACCGAACGGTGGCGCAGCGCGCAGTACCAGTGGAGCTACGCGCTGGACCTCGGCCGGACCCGGCTGGTCATGCTGGACAACCGGTGCAGCCGGGTGCTGGAGCCGGCGCAGCGGGCGATGCTCCCGCCGGGCGAGTGGGCCTGGTTCGTCGACCAGGCGCACGGCAGCTACGACCACCTGGTGGTCGGTTCGTCGCTGCCGTGGCTGCTGCCACCGGGCATCCACCACGCCGAGGCGTGGAACGAGAAGCTGGCCGCATCCGGCCGGCCCTGGGTGGCCCGCGCCTCGGAGAAGCTGCGCCGGGCGTTGGACCTGGAGCACTGGGCGGCTTTCCAGCGTTCCTTCGACGCGCTCGGGGCGCTGTTCGCCCGAATCGGCAGCGGGACGCCCGGCACGCCCGCCGACCGGGTCGGCGCCGGACCGGCGTACGCGCCACCGGCCTCGATCAGCGTGCTCGGCGGGGACGTGCACCACTCGTACGTGGCCCGGGCCCGCTTCGGCGACGGCATGGCGACCCCGGTGCACCAGCTCACCTGCTCGCCGATCCACAACCAGGTGCCGGCCGGGATGCGCCCGTTGATGCGGCTCGGCTGGTCGGCGGGGCCCTCGGCGGCGGTCCGGGCACTGGCCCGCTCGGCCGGGGTACGCCGTCCCACGGTGCGCTGGCGCAAGCTCGACGGCCCGTACTTCGGCAACGCGGTCGGCACGCTGCTGCACCGGGAGCGGCAGGCCGAGGTGACCATCGAGGGCACCACCAGCGACGGCCGGCTGCGGACGGTGGCGCACCGGCAGCTCACGACCGGTCGCTGA
- a CDS encoding MarR family winged helix-turn-helix transcriptional regulator, which produces MDDQLPEPLRTVEHELTTLLRRGRTVSWGLVKEVHPHLEPNSYSLLLWLRRSGSTRLTDLSARLGVGKGTLSRQIRGLEALGLVRREPDPVDRRAAQLSLTEEGQRRFDAARGTRVDELQRAMEAWPAEDLAEFARLLRRFNESWIPERG; this is translated from the coding sequence GTGGACGATCAGCTGCCGGAGCCGCTGCGGACGGTGGAGCACGAGTTGACCACCCTGCTGCGCCGGGGCCGGACGGTATCCTGGGGGCTGGTCAAGGAGGTGCACCCGCACCTGGAGCCGAACAGCTACAGCCTCCTGCTCTGGCTGCGGCGCAGCGGCTCGACCCGGCTGACCGACCTGTCCGCCCGGCTCGGCGTGGGCAAGGGGACGCTCAGCCGGCAGATCCGAGGGCTGGAGGCGCTCGGGCTGGTTCGCCGCGAGCCGGACCCGGTGGACCGGCGGGCCGCCCAGCTCAGCCTGACCGAGGAGGGGCAGCGCCGGTTCGACGCGGCCCGGGGGACCCGGGTCGACGAGTTGCAACGCGCGATGGAGGCGTGGCCGGCGGAGGACCTGGCGGAGTTCGCCCGGTTGCTGCGCCGCTTCAACGAGAGCTGGATCCCCGAGCGGGGCTGA
- a CDS encoding MDR family MFS transporter: protein MTQATAPPRTTPAEMTHRQVLEALSGLLLGMFVAILSGTIVSNALPRIITDLGGGQSAYTWVVTATLLATTATTPLWGKLADLTSKKTLVQLSLGIYIVGSVLAGLSQSTAQLIACRVVQGVGVGGLTALAQVIMATMIAPRERGRYSGYLGAVMAAGTIGGPLIGGVIVDTSWLGWRWCFYVGVPFALAALVVLQKTLRLPVIRRPAKIDWWGATLITAAVSLLLVWVSLAGNRYDWISWQTAAMVVGALLLGALAIRVETRAAEPVIPPKLFRDRTITLATVASVAVGVGMFGASVFLGQYFQISRGQSPTMSGLMTLPMILGLLVSSTLTGRVITKTGRWKRYLVTGSALLTIGFALMGTLRYDTNFWVLSVYMALIGTGLGMTMQNLVLAVQNSVGAHELGVASSVVAFFRSLGGAVGVSALGAVLGHQVKGYLADGLTRLGVPATGAASGNTLPDVHTLPGPLRIVVESAYGHGAGDIFLAATPFALIALIAVSFIKEVPLRRHNDPLTDEVERESTVAAGAGAVVVPTGERS, encoded by the coding sequence ATGACCCAGGCCACCGCGCCCCCTCGGACGACCCCCGCCGAGATGACCCACCGTCAGGTCCTGGAGGCCCTCTCCGGCCTGCTCCTGGGCATGTTCGTCGCGATCCTCTCCGGGACGATCGTCTCGAACGCGCTGCCCCGGATCATCACCGACCTGGGTGGCGGCCAGTCCGCGTACACCTGGGTGGTCACCGCGACACTGCTCGCCACCACGGCAACCACCCCACTCTGGGGCAAACTGGCCGATCTGACCAGTAAGAAGACACTGGTCCAGCTCTCCCTGGGGATCTACATCGTCGGCTCGGTGCTGGCCGGGCTCTCCCAGTCCACCGCTCAGTTGATCGCCTGCCGCGTCGTGCAGGGCGTCGGGGTCGGCGGGCTCACCGCGCTTGCCCAGGTCATCATGGCGACGATGATCGCGCCCCGGGAGCGGGGCCGGTACAGCGGCTACCTCGGCGCGGTCATGGCGGCCGGCACCATCGGCGGCCCGCTGATCGGCGGCGTGATCGTGGACACCTCCTGGCTCGGCTGGCGCTGGTGCTTCTACGTCGGCGTGCCGTTCGCCCTCGCCGCCCTGGTGGTGCTCCAGAAGACCCTCCGCCTGCCGGTGATCCGCCGCCCGGCGAAGATCGACTGGTGGGGCGCCACGCTGATCACCGCCGCCGTCTCGCTGCTGCTGGTCTGGGTCTCCCTCGCCGGTAACCGGTACGACTGGATCTCCTGGCAGACCGCCGCGATGGTGGTCGGTGCGCTGCTGCTCGGCGCGCTGGCGATCCGGGTCGAGACCCGGGCGGCCGAGCCGGTCATCCCGCCGAAGCTGTTCCGCGACCGCACCATCACCCTGGCCACCGTGGCCAGCGTCGCGGTCGGCGTGGGCATGTTCGGCGCGTCGGTCTTCCTCGGCCAGTACTTCCAGATCAGCCGGGGGCAGAGCCCGACCATGTCCGGGCTGATGACCCTGCCGATGATCCTCGGCCTGCTGGTCTCCTCGACGCTCACCGGTCGGGTCATCACCAAGACCGGCCGGTGGAAGCGGTACCTGGTCACCGGCTCGGCGCTGCTCACCATCGGCTTCGCCCTGATGGGCACCCTGCGGTACGACACGAACTTCTGGGTGCTCAGCGTCTACATGGCGCTCATCGGCACCGGTCTGGGCATGACCATGCAGAACCTGGTGCTCGCCGTGCAGAACAGCGTCGGCGCGCACGAACTGGGCGTGGCCAGCTCGGTGGTGGCCTTCTTCCGCAGCCTCGGCGGCGCGGTCGGCGTCTCCGCGCTCGGCGCGGTGCTCGGCCACCAGGTGAAGGGCTACCTCGCCGACGGCCTCACCCGGCTCGGTGTGCCGGCCACCGGCGCGGCCAGCGGCAACACGCTGCCGGACGTGCACACGCTGCCCGGTCCGCTGCGCATCGTCGTGGAGAGCGCATACGGCCACGGCGCCGGGGACATCTTCCTGGCCGCCACCCCGTTCGCCCTGATCGCGCTGATCGCGGTGAGCTTCATCAAGGAGGTCCCGCTGCGACGGCACAACGACCCGCTGACCGACGAGGTCGAACGGGAGTCGACGGTCGCCGCCGGGGCCGGCGCGGTGGTGGTCCCCACCGGCGAGCGCAGCTGA
- a CDS encoding universal stress protein, whose protein sequence is MSVTPPLDREEYGPRARPLPFERGTDGPRVVLTGVDGTRTSLRAASYAAGLARRQGAALVVVFVSSPALYTALADGVVAGAVQRNHDELVAELREECRRGAEELGLPVTFLCRRGDAYAELAAAADETRADLVVVGSSEQAGHRLVGSVATRLVRTGRWPVVVVP, encoded by the coding sequence GTGAGCGTCACACCCCCGCTCGACCGAGAGGAGTACGGCCCCCGGGCCCGACCGCTGCCGTTCGAACGCGGCACGGACGGGCCCCGGGTGGTCCTGACCGGCGTGGACGGCACCCGGACGTCGCTGCGGGCCGCCTCCTACGCGGCCGGGCTCGCCCGCCGGCAGGGCGCGGCGCTCGTCGTGGTCTTCGTCAGCTCCCCCGCCCTCTACACCGCGCTGGCGGACGGGGTGGTGGCCGGAGCCGTTCAACGGAACCACGACGAACTCGTCGCCGAGCTGCGCGAGGAGTGCCGACGCGGGGCCGAGGAGCTGGGCCTGCCGGTCACCTTCCTGTGCCGGCGCGGCGACGCCTACGCCGAGCTGGCCGCCGCGGCCGACGAGACCCGGGCCGACCTGGTGGTGGTCGGCTCCTCCGAGCAGGCCGGACACCGGCTGGTCGGCTCCGTCGCCACCCGCCTGGTCCGGACCGGCCGCTGGCCGGTCGTGGTCGTCCCCTGA
- a CDS encoding DinB family protein, protein MTWRAPQTTRTRESRLGDERTSLESWLDYHRQTLLLKCAGLTAEQLRTPAIEPSGLTLLGLVRHMAEVEAWWFRENAAGEQVDYPYFTEADPDADFDVTDADAEADLAVFHREVELARAASAGRSLDDVFTDRRGDERNLRWVYVHMIEEYARHNGHADLIRERIDGVTGE, encoded by the coding sequence ATGACCTGGAGAGCACCGCAGACCACCCGTACCCGCGAGTCACGCCTCGGCGACGAACGCACCTCGCTGGAGAGCTGGCTCGACTACCACCGGCAGACGCTGCTGCTCAAGTGCGCCGGCCTCACCGCCGAGCAGCTCCGCACACCCGCCATCGAGCCGTCCGGGCTGACCCTGCTCGGCCTGGTCCGGCACATGGCCGAGGTGGAGGCCTGGTGGTTCCGGGAGAACGCCGCCGGGGAGCAGGTGGACTACCCGTACTTCACCGAGGCCGACCCGGACGCCGACTTCGACGTGACCGACGCCGACGCCGAGGCCGACCTGGCCGTCTTCCACCGGGAGGTGGAGCTGGCCCGGGCCGCCAGCGCCGGCCGGTCCCTCGACGACGTCTTCACCGACCGGCGCGGCGACGAACGCAACCTCCGCTGGGTGTACGTGCACATGATCGAGGAGTACGCCCGGCACAACGGGCACGCCGACCTGATCCGGGAACGAATCGACGGGGTCACCGGCGAGTGA
- a CDS encoding HAD-IA family hydrolase, which translates to MVRERATALLVDFDGVLRRWDPAVAAGVEQRYGLTPGVLGDIAMQWGRLQPVLVGQVSHADWMASVADALASQSVEPDQARAAVAEWQEYRGEVDPDVLALVREVRAAGLPVGLATNATDLLDADLAALGLTDELDAVVNSSVLGVHKPAKEYFQAACQALRTSPDRVLFVDDDDRMISGARVAGLPAFRWSGPEGLRYVRAALAY; encoded by the coding sequence GTGGTTCGGGAACGCGCGACGGCGCTCCTGGTGGACTTCGACGGCGTCCTGCGGCGCTGGGACCCGGCGGTGGCGGCCGGGGTGGAGCAACGGTACGGGCTGACCCCGGGCGTGCTCGGCGACATCGCCATGCAGTGGGGGCGGCTCCAGCCGGTGCTGGTGGGGCAGGTCAGCCACGCCGACTGGATGGCCAGCGTGGCGGACGCCCTGGCCAGCCAGTCGGTAGAGCCGGATCAGGCCCGGGCGGCGGTGGCCGAGTGGCAGGAGTACCGGGGCGAGGTGGACCCGGACGTGCTCGCTCTGGTCCGGGAGGTGCGGGCCGCCGGGCTCCCGGTCGGGTTGGCCACCAACGCCACCGACCTGCTCGACGCCGACCTCGCCGCGCTGGGGCTCACCGACGAACTGGACGCCGTGGTCAACTCCTCGGTGCTCGGGGTGCACAAGCCGGCCAAGGAGTACTTCCAGGCAGCCTGCCAGGCGTTGCGTACGTCGCCGGACCGGGTGCTCTTCGTGGACGACGACGACCGGATGATCAGTGGTGCCCGGGTCGCCGGACTGCCGGCGTTCCGGTGGAGCGGGCCGGAGGGGTTGCGGTACGTCCGGGCCGCGCTGGCGTACTGA